CATCTGTAAATGGTTTTAGATCATCCGCATTAAAGGCAATAGAAGATGTTGAATGGATGCCAGAGACTGGAAAGAAAAGAATTTATTCTATGGTTGTTGGTAGAGGAGATTGGTGTATTTCTAGACAAAGGTCATGGGGAGTCCCTATTCCAGTTTTTTATAAAAAAAATGGTAATGATATTCTCCTAAACAAAGAGATAATTAATCATATTCAAGGACTTTTTAGTGAACATGGAGCAGATATTTGGTGGGATTGGGATGTCAAGAATCTTTTGCCAGAAAATTATGCAAAAGAATCTGATCTATGGAAAAAAGGAACAGATACAATGGATGTTTGGTTCGATTCAGGATCTAGCTGGGCCGCAGTATGTGAACTAAGAAGTGAATTAAAGTATCCAGCAGATCTATATTTAGAGGGCTCAGATCAACATCGAGGATGGTTTCAGTCATCTTTGCTAACATCTGTTGCAGTCAATAATAAACCTCCATATAAGAAAGTTTTAACTCATGGTTTTGCACTTGATGAAAACGGAAGAAAAATGAGCAAATCTTTAGGAAATGTTGTTGACCCAAATATAATTATTAATGGCGGTAATAATAAAAAAACTGATCCTGCTTATGGTGCTGATGTTTTAAGGCTATGGGTAAGCTCTGTAGATTATTCAGTAGATGTTCCAATTGGTTCAAATATACTCAAGCAACTTTCAGACGTTTATAGAAAAGTTCGTAATACTGCAAGATATCTTTTAGGTAATATTCATGATTATGATCCTAAAATTGATAGTTTTGAAATTGAGCAATTGCCTCTCTTAGATCAATGGATGTTAGGCAGATTAGTTGAGGTTACAGATCAAATATCAAATGCTTATGAAAATTATGAATTTTCAAAATTTTTCCAAATTTTGCAAAGTTTTTGCGTTGTAGATCTATCAAATTTTTATTTGGATATTGCGAAGGATAGGTTATATGTAAGTTCTAAATCACAATTTAGGAGAAGATCTTGTCAGTTCGTTATGTCAAAAGTTGTTGAAAATTTAGCCGTACTTATTTCTCCAGTGCTTTGTCATATGGCTGAAGATATTTGGCAAAATATTCCATATCTAACTAAAGAAAAATCAGTCTTTCAAAGAGGATGGCCAATATTTTCGCAATCATGGAAAAATCAAATACTTAATGAGCACATTGCAAATTTACGAAATTTGAGAGTTGAAATTAACAAGGCTATAGAAGGATGTAGGAACAAACAAATAATTGGAGCAGCTTTGGAAACTGAAGTTAATTATTTACCTGAAGATAAAGCTTTAAAAGATTCACTTACTTGGCTAAAAGAATTTGGTAATCAAGATGTAGATTTGTTTAGAGATTGGCTTATAGTATCAAATTTCCAAGTGGTATCCGATTTGGCGGAGAATTCCCTGATTATTGATAACAATGCACTTGGTAAAATTCAAATAAATAAAGCTCAAGGTCAAAAATGTGATAGATGTTGGCACTATCAAAAAGAAACTTTTAATGGAATCCAAAATACAAAATTATGCAAAAGATGTTCAAATATTATTAATTTTAAATTTATTTAAATCCAGTTTTTTTGATTCAAAAAGAAAACTGAGTTTTGATTTTCTCTTATAAAATTTTCTTCGGTTTCTGTTAACGGTGCTTTATAAAGTTTAAAGTTTGTAATTATATAAGAAAGTGTTATTATTTTTTTTTCTGAATCTATTTCAATTGGATGAGTTGTTGAGCTACTGAATCCTCTGAAAATAATTATTTCTAATTGTTCTTTTTGATTTTCTTTTAGAATGAATCCCTCTAGTTTAAGTATCCTATCAGGTATCTCGGAACTTATTTTTTCAAGACTATTTATTAAATCAATTTTTGCCATCTTCTGAGAAGCAAGAGTTTCTTCCATTTTTAGGTAATTTGATTATTAACCATTGAATAAGGCCTAAAATATAGAATAATAATGAAAAAAATCCTAAGAATTTTGATATCGGCTGGGTAAAGTTAGCTCCAAAGAAAAAATTAAATAAATTTTTAATAATAATGTATAAATTTGAAGAAGGTTGAAGCCATATTGCACAAGCATCTGAATTAATAAAAGAAAAGCAGTTGAAGTTTTTTAAACTCTGAATAAAGAAATTGAGAGATATAAAAGTTATCGTCCATCTCCATATTTTTGTCGTTGTTGTAAGGGAGTAAGAAAAATCATATTCTCTTAATTCATCATTAATATCGTTCCAAAACCAAACTGAAGCTGTTATTAATAATGTTGAAATATTTGTTATCACAAGAGCATAATTATATTTTCCTATTAAAAGTAGAAGGCTTATAAAAAATAAAAGGGAGACTTTCCAATAAATTGATAGAAGTTTAATAACTGCTTTATTTCTTTTTTTAATTGACCATAAGGATAGAGTAACAGGAATACCAATAAGGCAAATAATTGAAAGTTGAAAGGATACCCAAATAGAAAGTTGATTAAAAACGTTCAAAACTTTTTCTTTTTAAACACATAATAATTAAACATCAAACTGTTACTTTTGAACTTACTATTGTCATAGTTATGAATATTATGCATCCTTATATTATTGCCTAGGAATATATTGATAATTGTATGAGACAGCATGTTAATCCCCTAAGTAGTAATTTTAATCAAATTGAGAGAATACCTTCTTTGAGCGAAATGTTTTGTGATTCTAAATTGAACCTACATTTGGATATAGGTTGTGCTTCTGGTGAGTTTCTATTTGATTTGGCTTTAGTTAATAACAGTTGGAATTATTTAGGAATTGAAATCCGTGAGAAATTAGTCAAAAATGCTAAATTAAAAGTTATTGAAAGAGAAATCAAAAATCTATATTTTATATTTGGTAATGCTAATAATATTTTGAATGATGTTCAAAATAAATTTATTATCAAAAATCTAAAAAGTATTTCTTTTAATTTTCCTGATCCTTGGTTTAAAAAGAGGCATTATAAAAGGCGTGTAATTCAGCAAGGATTTATCAATATGCTCTCAAATTCGTTGCAAAAAGGCACCCTAATTTTTATAAAAACAGATGTAAAGGATTTATTCGATTATATGGATTGCACTATATCGAGTAATTTTCATTTTAAAACAATAGATAAAAAAGATTTTAATTGTTCCGAAAGTTTTAATCCAATTAAAGTTAAAACTGATAGGGAAAAGTATGTAATTGTTAACCAACTTGATATTTATGAAAAAATTTATATAAAAATTTAATTCATCGTCGATTTGTTATTTTATCAATTTCTAAAAAGAGTTTGTTGGTTATTTCTTTTGATAAAGAATCAACTTTGTTATGGTTTTTGGCCTCAATTAGAACTCTCATAACCGGTTCTGTACCGCTAGGCCTTATATAAACTCTACAATTATCCGAATATATTTCCTGAATATTTTTTATAGATTCATCAATTAAGATTTTGTTTTTTGAATTTAATTTATTAATATTAAAATTTAGATTGATATTGGTTAGTTTTTGAGGAAAAGGTTCGAAACTACTTTTAAGCCAATCATTTAAATTAATATTTTTCTTTTTACAAAATTTAGAAATTTGAAGTGCAGTCAATATCCCATCTCCAGAAAAGTTATTAATTTTTGAAAGTATATGACCTGACTGCTCACCTCCTAAAACTGCTCCTTTTTCCTTAATTGCGTCATGCACATGTTTATCTCCTACATTAGTTCTATATAAAATTCCTCCAATTTTCTTCCAGGCCTTTTCAAAACCTAAGTTCGCCATTTGCGTT
This window of the Prochlorococcus marinus XMU1410 genome carries:
- the ileS gene encoding isoleucine--tRNA ligase, with product MKSQNSKEQKSEFSYKETLNLLKTDFSMRANSVVREPEIQVFWAENDIDFKLGSSNSGEIFTLHDGPPYANGALHMGHALNKVLKDIINKYKTLRGFRVHFVPGWDCHGLPIELKVLQNLKSDERKNLDTLNLRKKATDYAHIQINNQKEGFKRWGIWGDWNNPYLTLKKSYESAQIGVFGKMFLNGYIFRGLKPVHWSPSSRTALAEAELEYPDEHYSKSIYVSLKITKIPEEILLNFIQENLDIKKDFFQNNSFITIWTTTPWTIPANEAVAVNPKINYVFAIDEEKRIYLFAKDLSSEISKKLNKDFKVLLEVKGSKLENIEYQHPSKNKNCRIVIGGDYITTESGTGIVHTAPGHGIDDFNVGQKYDLPITCVVDEKGNLNEYSGQFKGSNVLKDANDLIIEHLKGNNLLLFKENYKHRYPYDWRTKKPTIFRATEQWFASVNGFRSSALKAIEDVEWMPETGKKRIYSMVVGRGDWCISRQRSWGVPIPVFYKKNGNDILLNKEIINHIQGLFSEHGADIWWDWDVKNLLPENYAKESDLWKKGTDTMDVWFDSGSSWAAVCELRSELKYPADLYLEGSDQHRGWFQSSLLTSVAVNNKPPYKKVLTHGFALDENGRKMSKSLGNVVDPNIIINGGNNKKTDPAYGADVLRLWVSSVDYSVDVPIGSNILKQLSDVYRKVRNTARYLLGNIHDYDPKIDSFEIEQLPLLDQWMLGRLVEVTDQISNAYENYEFSKFFQILQSFCVVDLSNFYLDIAKDRLYVSSKSQFRRRSCQFVMSKVVENLAVLISPVLCHMAEDIWQNIPYLTKEKSVFQRGWPIFSQSWKNQILNEHIANLRNLRVEINKAIEGCRNKQIIGAALETEVNYLPEDKALKDSLTWLKEFGNQDVDLFRDWLIVSNFQVVSDLAENSLIIDNNALGKIQINKAQGQKCDRCWHYQKETFNGIQNTKLCKRCSNIINFKFI
- the trmB gene encoding tRNA (guanosine(46)-N7)-methyltransferase TrmB, whose translation is MRQHVNPLSSNFNQIERIPSLSEMFCDSKLNLHLDIGCASGEFLFDLALVNNSWNYLGIEIREKLVKNAKLKVIEREIKNLYFIFGNANNILNDVQNKFIIKNLKSISFNFPDPWFKKRHYKRRVIQQGFINMLSNSLQKGTLIFIKTDVKDLFDYMDCTISSNFHFKTIDKKDFNCSESFNPIKVKTDREKYVIVNQLDIYEKIYIKI
- a CDS encoding DUF3177 family protein; the encoded protein is MNVFNQLSIWVSFQLSIICLIGIPVTLSLWSIKKRNKAVIKLLSIYWKVSLLFFISLLLLIGKYNYALVITNISTLLITASVWFWNDINDELREYDFSYSLTTTTKIWRWTITFISLNFFIQSLKNFNCFSFINSDACAIWLQPSSNLYIIIKNLFNFFFGANFTQPISKFLGFFSLLFYILGLIQWLIIKLPKNGRNSCFSEDGKN